The Scomber japonicus isolate fScoJap1 chromosome 13, fScoJap1.pri, whole genome shotgun sequence genome includes a window with the following:
- the LOC128371070 gene encoding histone H1-like, translating into MAEEAPAVAPAKPAAKAPKKKAAPRPKKDGPSLPKLIVAAVAESKEKKGLSVAAVKKALAAKGVDVAKSNKRINTAVTKLVVKGTLTQTKGTGASGSFKLAKEAKPAKPVKKVVKKKAAVKAKKPAAAAKKPAAAKKKKPAAKKPAAAAKKSPKKAPAKKAAAAKKVVKKTPKKTPVKKVKAVKKTPVKKAPAKKAAAAKKSKK; encoded by the coding sequence ATGGCAGAAGAAGCTCCAGCAGTTGCACCGGCTAAACCCGCGGCGAAAGCCCCAAAGAAGAAGGCTGCTCCCCGGCCAAAGAAGGATGGACCCAGCCTCCCGAAACTCATCGTCGCTGCTGTGGCGGAGTCCAAGGAGAAGAAGGGACTCTCTGTAGCCGCCGTGAAGAAGGCTTTGGCGGCTAAAGGCGTCGATGTGGCGAAGTCCAACAAACGGATCAACACCGCCGTCACTAAGCTGGTGGTTAAAGGTACTCTGACCCAGACTAAAGGTACAGGGGCGTCCGGTTCCTTCAAGCTCGCCAAGGAGGCTAAACCCGCCAAACCAGTGAAGAAGGTGGTGAAGAAGAAAGCCGCGGTGAAAGCCAAGAAGCCCGCAGCAGCTGCTAAGAAGCCCGCCGCcgccaagaagaagaagccgGCAGCAAAGAAACCAGCAGCAGCGGCTAAGAAATCACCCAAGAAGGCTCCGGCAAAgaaagctgctgctgccaaGAAAGTGGTGAAGAAGACCCCCAAGAAAACCCCAGTGAAGAAGGTGAAGGCTGTGAAGAAGACCCCAGTGAAGAAAGCTCCGGcaaagaaagcagcagcagccaagAAATCAAAGAAGTGA
- the LOC128371043 gene encoding histone H2B 3-like, producing the protein MPDPVKAPKKGSKKAVSKATKTGKKKRKTRKESYAIYVYKVLKQVHPDTGISSKAMGIMNSFVGDIFERIAGEASRLAHYNKRSTITSREIQTAVRLLLPGELAKHAVSEGTKAVTKYTSSK; encoded by the coding sequence ATGCCTGATCCAGTAAAAGCACCGAAGAAGGGCTCCAAGAAGGCCGTGTCTAAAGCCACCAAGACCggcaagaagaagagaaagaccaGGAAGGAGAGCTACGCCATCTATGTGTACAAGGTGTTGAAGCAGGTCCACCCCGACACCGGCATCTCCTCCAAGGCCATGGGCATCATGAACTCCTTTGTGGGGGACATCTTTGAGCGGATCGCCGGTGAGGCTTCCCGCCTGGCTCACTACAACAAGCGCTCCACCATCACCTCCAGGGAGATCCAGACCGCCGTCCGCCTGCTGCTGCCCGGTGAGCTGGCCAAACACGCCGTGTCTGAGGGCACCAAGGCCGTCACCAAGTACACCAGCTCCAAGTAA
- the LOC128371044 gene encoding histone H2B 3-like codes for MPDPVKAPKKGSKKAVSKATKTGKKKRKTRKESYAIYVYKVLKQVHPDTGISSKAMGIMNSFVGDIFERIAGEASRLAHYNKRSTITSREIQTAVRLLLPGELAKHAVSEGTKAVTKYTSSK; via the coding sequence ATGCCTGATCCAGTAAAAGCACCGAAGAAGGGCTCCAAGAAGGCCGTGTCTAAAGCCACCAAGACCggcaagaagaagagaaagaccaGGAAGGAGAGCTACGCCATCTATGTGTACAAGGTGCTGAAGCAGGTCCACCCCGACACCGGCATCTCCTCCAAGGCCATGGGCATCATGAATTCCTTTGTGGGGGACATCTTTGAGCGGATCGCCGGTGAGGCTTCCCGCCTGGCTCACTACAACAAGCGCTCCACCATCACCTCCAGGGAGATCCAGACCGCCGTCCGCCTGCTGCTGCCCGGTGAGCTGGCCAAACACGCCGTGTCCGAGGGCACCAAGGCCGTCACCAAGTACACCAGCTCCAAGTAA
- the LOC128371047 gene encoding histone H2B 3-like, translated as MPDPVKAPKKGSKKAVSKATKTGKKKRKTRKESYAIYVYKVLKQVHPDTGISSKAMGIMNSFVGDIFERIAGEASRLAHYNKRSTITSREIQTAVRLLLPGELAKHAVSEGTKAVTKYTSSK; from the coding sequence ATGCCTGATCCAGTAAAAGCACCGAAGAAGGGCTCCAAGAAGGCCGTGTCCAAAGCCACCAAGACCggcaagaagaagagaaagaccaGGAAGGAGAGCTACGCCATCTATGTGTACAAGGTGCTGAAGCAGGTCCACCCCGACACCGGCATCTCCTCCAAGGCCATGGGCATCATGAACTCCTTTGTGGGGGACATCTTTGAGCGGATCGCCGGTGAGGCTTCCCGCCTGGCTCACTACAACAAGCGCTCCACCATCACCTCCAGGGAGATCCAGACCGCCGTCCGCCTTCTGCTGCCCGGTGAGCTGGCCAAACACGCCGTGTCCGAGGGCACCAAGGCCGTCACCAAGTACACCAGCTCCAAGTAA